From Penicillium psychrofluorescens genome assembly, chromosome: 1, one genomic window encodes:
- a CDS encoding uncharacterized protein (ID:PFLUO_001974-T1.cds;~source:funannotate), protein MSVDSRSEINGSDLITALKLSQQAPSILHSTTPESVDEYARLEQLLLACLRTGDDKSAQACLNRLSQRFGPSNERVIGLRGLYEEAVAGDHAALEKCLTGYEQVLAADPVNVPILKRRVALLRSLKRPADAITALIQLLDAIPTDAEAWCELSDLYQSQGLSSQAIFSLEEALLIAPNAWNIHARMGELLYVSALSDGKSARLLSKSVQHFCRSIELCDDYLRGLYGLVLATSQMLESAPEDANAGRLKAFGLKRLGAIVQARTLDEQNWANSRSELIAAKELLNYKEHQLASSLQATLSVSMTFDISIEDPDHSLSDEESSGVHGPLPSAPVGHEFVDYEELYLTYPDELKSSDSASRPRNAHHSRHPLHGSRSASARRQTSRTSRRQQMIPEREFASRNRARHHSPESQGSVDSGEDFTGQFGRASERRMWPGVPQAPGYAQSSSSGPSYSAHPYGNGPYGHSGHPSDELLRLGQQPPYGSSAYAYGPQFQQQYSASMQPFYPSDQHQHSRHHRQPPMPRAEAFNPLSMAPPGGPPFNPQDLTPYGAPNHYYRDAYSMVPHQSYFSLYPQVPIPTKSESSSPAPFAADAAKDDAIARLEKLILDDRMEREAREAAIARAEAEKAAQEERLAHDQKIAEQAAFLARADAEKKAAEDAAKVKEEAEKAAEKAAASSAAAPPKPPAEKKKPIKFKDAVGRKFSFPFELCATWQGMEDLIRQAFLHIEVIGPHVAEGHYDLVGPNGDIILPQVWETVIEPDWTITMHMWPVPEKPKEKDGAAAKDGAAAADGKKKADPGNNKKGARPKKSDPGTIAMWMMGGRNAARTNKPPKAEKKPEAAQ, encoded by the exons ATGTCTGTGGACTCCCGATCGGAGATCAATGGCTCCGACCTGATCACAGCATTGAAACTCTCCCAACAAGCACCCTCCATTCTCcactccaccacccccgaaTCCGTCGATGAGTATGCCCGGCTCGAGCAGCTACTCCTTGCCTGTCTGCGCACCGGGGACGACAAATCCGCCCAGGCCTGTCTCAACCGTCTCAGCCAACGGTTTGGCCCGTCCAACGAGCGCGTCATCGGACTTCGAGGCTTATATGAAGAAGCCGTGGCTGGGGACCACGCAGCGCTGGAAAAATGCCTGACGGGATACGAGCAGGTCCTGGCCGCCGACCCCGTCAATGTG CCCATCCTGAAGCGCCGAGTGGCCTTGTTACGGTCCTTGAAGCGACCCGCGGATGCGATCACCGCCTTAatccagctgctcgacgCGATCCCCACCGATGCCGAAGCCTGGTGTGAGCTTTCCGATCTCTACCAGTCCCAGGGGCTGAGTTCGCAGGCGATCTTCAGCCTTGAAGAGGCGCTGCTGATCGCCCCGAATGCGTGGAAC ATCCATGCCAGAATGGGTGAACTACTCTATGTGAGCGCCTTATCGGATGGGAAATCCGCCCGGCTTCTGAGCAAGTCGGTGCAGCATTTCTGCCGGAGCATCGAGCTCTGCGACGACTATCTGCGGGGCTTGTATGGACTGGTTCTG GCTACGTCCCAGATGCTTGAGAGTGCACCCGAGGATGCCAACGCTGGGCGATTGAAGGCATTCGGGCTGAAGCGACTCGGGGCGATCGTGCAGGCGCGGACGCTGGACGAGCAGAACTGGGCCAACAGCCGAAGTGAACTGATTGCGGCCAAAGAGCTGCTCAACT atAAAGAGCACCAGTTAGCCAGCTCCCTCCAAGCGACGCTGTCCGTCTCTATGAC GTTCGACATCAGCATTGAAGACCCGGACCACTCGCTGTCAGACGAGGAGTCGTCCGGCGTACATGGCCCCTTGCCCTCTGCTCCAGTCGGCCATGAGTTTGTGGACTATGAAGAGTTGTACTTGACATACCCGGATGAATTGAAATCGTCTGATTCAGCTTCTCGACCAAGGAACGCGCACCATAGCCGTCACCCGCTCCACGGTTCCCGCTCGGCTTCGGCCCGCCGCCAGACGTCGCGCACCTCGCGCCGACAACAGATGATTCCGGAGCGCGAGTTTGCCTCCCGAAATCGGGCACGGCACCATTCCCCAGAATCTCAGGGGAGCGTGGACTCGGGTGAGGATTTCACCGGCCAATTTGGCCGCGCGAGTGAGAGAAGGATGTGGCCGGGGGTGCCGCAGGCTCCAGGGTATGCCCAaagctcttcttctggcccaTCCTACAGCGCACATCCGTATGGCAATGGTCCATACGGCCATTCCGGCCATCCGTCTGACGAGCTCCTCAGACTCGGACAGCAGCCGCCCTACGGCTCGTCTGCGTATGCCTACGGGCCTCAGTTCCAACAACAGTACTCGGCCTCGATGCAGCCCTTTTACCCCTCAGATCAACACCAGCACTCccgacaccaccgccagccaCCGATGCCGCGCGCCGAAGCATTCAACCCGCTGTCGATGGCACCTCCTGGCGGCCCGCCGTTCAACCCCCAAGATCTAACGCCGTACGGTGCCCCAAATCACTACTATCGAGACGCGTACTCTATGGTGCCCCACCAATCGTATTTCTCCCTGTACCCCCAAGTCCCTATCCCGACTAAGTCCGAATCAAGCTCCCCCGCCCCGTTCGCCGCGGATGCAGCCAAGGACGATGCGATCGCCCGACTGGAGAAGTTGATTTTGGATGATCGAATGGAGCGGGAAGCCCGTGAAGCGGCCATTGCCCGCGCGGAGGCGGAGAAAGCGGCCCAGGAGGAGCGTCTGGCACACGATCAAAAGATTGCTGAGCAGGCGGCTTTTTTGGCCAGAGCAgatgccgagaagaaagCTGCGGAAGATGCAGCCAAGgtcaaggaagaggcagagaaagCGGCAGAGAAGGCGGCAGCATCAAGTGCCGCAGCCCCTCCAAAACCCCCTgcggaaaagaagaagcccatcAAATTCAAGGATGCTGTCGGGAGAAAGTTTAGTTTTCCATTCGAGCTATGCGCCACATGGCAG GGAATGGAGGATCTCATTCGCCAGGCTTTCCTTCACATCGAGGTTATTGGACCTCATGTTGCCGAGGGACATTACGACCTCGTGGGCCCCAATGGTGACATTATCCTTCCGCAGGTCTGGGAAACCGTAATTGAGCCCGACTGGACCATCACCATGCACATGTGGCCGGTTCCTGAGAAgcccaaagaaaaagacggTGCGGCGGCAAAGGacggtgctgctgctgcggatgggaagaagaaggcagatCCAG GCAACAACAAGAAGGGGGCCCGGCCAAAGAAGTCCGACCCTGGGACCATCGCCATGTGGATGATGGGTGGTCGCAATGCCGCGCGGACCAACAAACCCCCCAAGGCGGAGAAAAAGCCAGAAGCGGCGCAGTGA
- a CDS encoding uncharacterized protein (ID:PFLUO_001975-T1.cds;~source:funannotate), giving the protein MFNLRILCRDHPQRTIALVTADHVLVFHYSPADTREKSAARCQVEFAEASSVELEGYRSLGEGYGTLGLITLNDDIFVCVVTGSSQAATVRPGEAVSRINNVDFYCLNRAEYDYGVDYESGSQFVAEGGGPEGRDVVTDHPFLALKKILGDGSFYYSLDFNLTDRLQDRADKSAAFDIDSLDEDMLWNSYMISPLLRFRSNLPPSDRAKLDASQMLTCVIRGHASTLTIPASIPILPQVRTKYPSLLTIISRQSSRRAGTRFNSRGIDDDGHVANFVETETILWVHPSITFSYVQVRGSVPIFWEQTAGFIPGQQKIEVTRSSEATQHAFDQHFEGLELEYGAVHVVNLLSEQKPGEADLSAKFRKHISKSSLRRKEETEQAASHSLLRMTDYDFHAETRGPSGYGASSQIKHELANSLEGFSYFLSEDVARSNASMYGDAASSFSVILQQEGVFRTNCLDCLDRTNLVQTIISVMALKSFLAQQGTHLSSDLEMRHSTLWADNGDALSKIYAGTGALKSSFTRHGKMSLAGALADARKSATRLYVNNFTDKARQNTIDLLLGRLANQLSVHLYDPMNDLVSEELSRRVSEFSSTKDIRIWVGTFNVNGRLQGPETDLTPWLFPDTAQSDEDPTIFVVGFQEIVDLSPQQIMSTDPGTRKVWEGAVKACLNQRAKANGTSKFVLLRSGQLVGAALIILVKEDALKDIKNVEGSVKKTGLSGIAGNKGGCAIRFEYSNTSICLVTAHLAAGFANYDERNKDYETIDRGLRFQKNRAIEDHDTIIWLGDFNYRIGLGNQDVRDLVSRKDYRKLYENDQLNLQMIAGQSFQFYSEGSIDFAPTYKYDVGTTQYDTSEKARIPAWCDRILWRGNNIRQTNYQTADLRVSDHRPVWATFDCVIDVVDNVLKDRLRRSLYEEKQRSLTNSMSLLDLEDEEEAMLQVPIATGLPPPSSDRSKWWLDNGTPVKATVHPPERGLVANVHRKSNPFSSDSQPDWVPPTGDPNIIRDSKPLRKPALPPRAGAQDQLGGSSLTVQTTPGQTQPNRNPEKSPPAVPRKPVSLSSPSERRPPSQFAGESSSPAPSTAKATAGPADLLGSTGAEQIEWNPLLPQ; this is encoded by the exons ATGTTTAATCTACGCATTCTCTGTCGGGATCATCCTCAGCGTACCATTGCCTTAGTTACTGCCGACCATGTTCTGGTCTTCCACTACAGCCCCGCCGACACGCGCGAGAAGAGCGCCGCGCGCTGTCAGGTGGAATTCGCCGAGGCCTCGTCCGTCGAGCTGGAAGGCTATCGTTCGCTGGGCGAAGGATATGGAACCCTCGGCCTAATTACTTTGAACGATGACATCTTTGTCTGTGTGGTGACGGGCTCATCACAGGCTGCCACCGTGCGGCCCGGGGAAGCGGTGTCGCGGATTAACAATGTCGACTTCT ACTGCCTCAACCGTGCAGAATACGATTATGGCGTGGACTATGAGTCCGGCTCTCAATTCGTCGCGGAGGGTGGAGGTCCCGAAGGCAGGGACGTGGTGACCGACCACCCTTTCCTGGCTTTGAAAAAGATTCTCGGCGATGGGAGCTTCTACTACAGCCTGGACTTTAACCTGACAGATCGTCTGCAGGACCG CGCGGATAAATCAGCGGCCTTCGACATCGACTCGCTCGATGAGGACATGCTTTGGAACTCATACATGATCAGCCCACTGCTACGCTTTCGAAGCAATTTGCCGCCTTCAGACCGAGCAAAATTGGATGCTTCTCAGATGCTGACATGTGTCATTCGAGGCCACGCCAGTACACTCACAATCCCAGCATCGATCCCGATCCTTCCGCAGGTGCGGACTAAATACCCTTCCCTGTTGACCATCATTTCGCGGCAATCTTCTCGGCGTGCAGGCACACGATTCAATTCGCGAGGtattgacgatgatggacaTGTGGCCAACTttgtggagacggagacgatTCTCTGGGTTCACCCGAGCATCACCTTTTCCTATGTACAAGTCCGCGGCTCGGTGCCCATCTTTTGGGAACAAACGGCTGGGTTTATCCCTGGCCAGCAGAAGATCGAAGTCACTCGATCCAGTGAAGCTACACAGCATGCGTTCGACCAACATTTCGAAGGACTTGAATTGGAATATGGAGCAGTGCATGTGGTCAATCTCCTCAGTGAACAGAAGCCGGGGGAAGCCGATCTGTCGGCCAAGTTCCGGAAACACATCTCCAAAAGTTCACTAaggcgaaaagaagaaaccgaGCAAGCCGCCAGTCATAGTCTTCTGCGAATGACAGACTACGATTTTCATGCTGAGACTCGAGGGCCTTCTGGGTACGGTGCGAGTAGCCAGATCAAACACGAGCTGGCAAACTCGTTGGAAGGGTTTTCATACTTTTTGTCGGAAGATGTTGCCCGTTCGAATGCATCCATGTATGGAGATGCAGCCAGCAGCTTTTCAGTAATATTGCAACAGGAAGGTGTCTTTCGGACCAATTGCTTGGATTGCTTAGACCGAACCAACCTTGTCCAGACCATCATCAGCGTGATGGCGTTGAAATCATTCCTCGCGCAACAAGGTACCCACCTCAGTTCAGATTTGGAAATGAGGCACTCAACCCTCTGGGCCGACAATGGTGATGCGCTCTCTAAAATCTATGCTGGCACAGGTGCTCTCAAGTCGTCATTCACTCGGCATGGAAAGATGTCGCTCGCCGGAGCGCTTGCCGACGCACGGAAAAGCGCAACTCGGCTGTATGTGAACAACTTCACTGATAAAGCCCGGCAAAATACGATTGATTTGCTTCTGGGAAGGCTAGCGAACCAATTGTCCGTTCATCTGTACGATCCCATGAACGACCTGGTTTCCGAAGAACTGAGTCGGCGCGTGTCTGAATTCTCCTCGACGAAAGATATCCGGATCTGGGTCGGCACGTTCAATGTCAATGGGCGCCTTCAGGGCCCTGAAACCGACCTCACTCCATGGCTTTTCCCGGATACCGCCCAATCTGACGAGGATCCGACCATTTTCGTGGTTGGGTTCCAGGAAATTGTCGATTTGAGCCCTCAGCAGATCATGTCCACTGATCCTGGCACTCGAAAAGTGTGGGAGGGGGCCGTCAAGGCCTGCTTGAACCAGCGTGCCAAAGCCAATGGGACGAGCAAGTTCGTGCTCTTGAGAAGCGGCCAGCTGGTTGGGGCCGCCCTGATCATTTTGGTGAAAGAGGACGCTCTGAAGGATATCAAGAATGTCGAGGGAAGTGTGAAAAAA ACCGGCCTTTCGGGGATTGCTGGCAACAAAGGAGGCTGCGCTATCCGGTTCGAATATTCAAACACCAGTATTTGCTTGGTCACTGCCCATCTAGCTGCTGGGTTCGCAAACTACGACGAACGAAACAAGGACTACGAGACCATCGATCGGGGCCTGCGATTCCAGAAGAATCGAGCAATCGAAGATCACGACACGATCATTTGGCTCGGGGACTTCAATTATCGCATTGGTCTGGGGAATCAGGATGTGAGAGACCTTGTCTCCCGCAAGGACTACCGAAAGCTCTATGAAAATGATCAG TTGAACCTGCAAATGATTGCTGGCCAATCTTTCCAATTCTATTCTGAGGGATCGATTGATTTTGCTCCGACTTACAAGTACGATGTGGGGACCACTCAATATGACACCTCTGAGAAAGCCCGTATTCCCGCCTGGTGTGACCGGATCTTATGGCGAGGGAACAATATTCGCCAGACCAATTACCAGACGGCCGATCTGCGCGTCTCGGATCATCGTCCCGTCTGGGCGACCTTTGACTGCGTGATTGACGTCGTGGATAATGTTCTCAAAGATAGACTGAGACGGTCATTGTACGAGGAAAAACAGAGAAGTCTCACGAACTCGATGTCCCTTCTAGATttggaagacgaggaagaagccatgcTGCAGGTTCCCATCGCAACTGGCCTGCCACCACCGAGCTCGGATCGCAGCAAATGGTGGTTAGATAACG GTACTCCCGTGAAAGCAACGGTTCATCCACCAGAGAGAGGACTTGTAGCAAATGTGCACCGCAAGTCAAATCCCTTTTCTTCGGATTCGCAGCCCGATTGGGTTCCACCGACTGGAGATCCAAACATAATACGTGACAGCAAGCCCCTGCGCAAGCCTGCTTTACCtccgcgagctggagcgcaAGATCAGCTCGGGGGCTCTTCACTGACGGTACAGACTACTCCCGGCCAGACACAGCCGAACAGAAATCCCGAGAAATCGCCGCCGGCCGTCCCTCGGAAGCCAGTGTCGCTGAGCTCGCCATCAGAGCGTCGGCCCCCGTCCCAGTTTGCGGGTGAGTCTTCATCGCCTGCACCATCTACCGCAAAGGCCACTGCCGGTCCGGCGGACCTCCTCGGTAGCACTGGcgccgagcagatcgagtGGAACCCCCTTCTTCCACAGTGA
- a CDS encoding uncharacterized protein (ID:PFLUO_001973-T1.cds;~source:funannotate) translates to MSVQFLPNLFEKSLYDLIKGLRTHKGGEDEFIQACLRECKVEIKTQDMDKKATALLKLIYLEMFGYDMSWASFHVLEVMSSAKYLPKRVGYLGAVQSFRPDTEVLMLATNLLKKDIASASIPNMSLPLITLPHFSTPSLAMSVLSDILSRLSHSNPVVRKKTIVCLYRLALVYPEALKLGWPKIKDRLMDDEEDSSVTSAAINVVCELGWRRPHDFLPLAPRFFELLVDSGNNWMAIKIIKLFATLTPLEPRLTRKLLRPLTNIIQTTSAMSLLYECINGIIQGGILDGEDGLQERDEVASLCVGKLRGMIVMDADPNLKYVALLALNRIVTTHPELVAMQQDVIMDCLDDADISIRLQALDLAAGMVASDTLQSVVNRLVDQLRLAPSSTSRPSSSHNPEDPDDDKRIPDQGSPAISAVLPSDYRIGVLHRVLDMCSHNNYSEIVDFEWYVGILVQLVGLLPPSESEDHWMQSHPDPEATTHSGTDVAFRIGSEIRNLAVRVRGVRLETTRAAESLILIDNRSTLFPAGSNLGDGVLGPVAWVVGEFADYLSSPSRCLQSLIDMSHVTLPARTLSLFLQAIPKVLVQVSRDGQQGAPSWRSEISLLLARVVEFLDALAAHPDLDVQERAIEFLEILRLAAEAMQSGGEDMPFLLASVIPSLFTGLELNPVASTAQKKVVLPDSLRLDEAFNDNLPTLLHDRDNKSLESSDPHILQDFYYVPDRTLLSHKPSHDVTPVDAPLNPSYQNFPDVGDVERRRVERRERFRDDPFYIAPSDASSGGSTPFHEILNTSNGDGLDIDSIPIVDLKLGDEASGPPGQAPRRDRRSRPRKMEVAGDETFGAEESSGGDATFGTAGRSTGQNRSLLQVDSSGLGQLSFTGNDRAQSQLSADEGETEMIKAMQRVEEVRLRMQRASERIELDGTPAEGTLVKKKKKKKKDGAESAGKSGPKKKKKGSATSPTG, encoded by the exons ATGTCCGTCCAATTCCTCCCCAATCT GTTCGAGAAGTCTCTCTACGACCTCATCAAGGGTCTGCGCACTCACAaaggcggcgaagatgagTTCATCCAAGCTTGCCTGCGGGAGTGCAAGGTGGAGATCAAAACACAGGACATGG ACAAAAAAGCTACGGCCCTCCTGAAGCTCATATACTTGGAAATGTTTGGGTATGACATGTCGTGGGCATCCTTCCACGTCCTAGAGGTTATGTCGTCGGCCAAATACCTTCCGAAACGCGTTGGCTATCTTGGAGCCGTGCAGAGCTTTCGCCCGGATACAGAGGTGCTGATGCTGGCAACAAATTTGCTGAAGAAG GACATTGCCTCCGCCAGCATCCCCAACATGTCGCTACCGCTGATCACGCTACCCCATTTCAGCACACCCTCATTGGCCATGTCTGTGCTGTCGGACATCCTATCGCGCCTCTCCCATTCCAATCCCGTGGTGCGCAAGAAGACAATTGTCTGTCTCTATCGGCTTGCCTTGGTCTACCCAGAGGCCCTGAAACTGGGATGGCCTAAGATCAAGGATCGCCTcatggatgacgaggaggacaGCAGTGTGACCTCGGCAGCGATTAATGTGGTCTGTGAGCTCGGCTGGCGGCGACCGCATGATTTCCTTCCCCTGGCCCCGAGATTCTTCGAGCTGCTTGTGGACAGTGGCAACAATTGGATGGCAATCAAAATCATCAAACTG TTCGCAACGTTAACGCCACTCGAACCACGATTAACTCGCAAATTGTTGCGGCCGTTGACCAATATCATTCAGACCACGTCTGCCATGTCGCTCCTGTATGAGTGCATCAATGGCATTATCCAGGGCGGGATCCTGGATGGGGAAGACGGTCTCCAAGAACGCGACGAGGTGGCATCCCTGTGTGTAGGGAAGTTGAGGGGCATGATCGTGATGGATGCCGATCCCAATC TAAAGTATGTCGCACTGCTAGCATTAAACCGAATTGTCACTACACACCCCGAATTAGTTGCCATGCAACAAGATGTCATTATGGATTGCCTGGATGACGCGGATATCTCCATTCGACTACAGGCATTGGATCTAGCGGCAGGAATGGTCGCAAGCGATACTCTACAGTCCGTGGTCAACCGTCTCGTGGATCAGTTGCGGTTAGCCCCAAGCTCGACGTCGAGACCGTCATCGAGTCACAACCCGGAAGATCCTGATGATGACAAGAGGATACCAGACCAAGGCTCACCTGCAATTTCGGCCGTCCTACCCAGCGACTATCGGATCGGGGTTCTACATCGAGTTCTGGATATGTGTTCGCACAATAACTACTCGGAAATTGTCGACTTCGAGTGGTACGTTGGCATTTTGGTGCAGCTGGTTGGCCTGCTCCCACCTTCAGAATCCGAGGATCACTGGATGCAGAGCCATCCCGACCCGGAGGCGACGACTCACTCAGGGACGGATGTTGCTTTCCGAATCGGGTCGGAGATTCGTAACCTCGCAGTTCGTGTGAGGGGGGTGCGGTTAGAAACCACAAGAGCTGCAGAGTCCCTCATTCTCATTGACAATCGATCTACGCTCTTCCCTGCTGGTTCAAacctcggcgacggggttCTGGGCCCTGTTGCATGGGTGGTGGGCGAATTTGCAGACtatctctcttctcccagtCGATGTCTTCAGTCCTTGATTGACATGTCTCATGTCACGCTGCCTGCGAGAaccctttccctcttcctaCAGGCAATACCAAAGGTCTTGGTACAAGTGAGCCGAGATGGCCAGCAAGGAGCTCCCTCGTGGAGAAGCGAGATATCACTCCTGCTGGCGCGGGTGGTGGAATTTCTCGACGCATTGGCCGCCCACCCAGATTTAGATGTTCAAGAGCGCGCGATCGAGTTCTTGGAAATCCTCCGCCTAGCCGCCGAGGCAATGCAATCGGGGGGCGAAGATATGCCGTTTCTTCTGGCCTCGGTTATCCCGAGCCTGTTCACGGGTCTCGAGCTCAACCCCGTTGCGAGCACCGCCCAGAAGAAGGTTGTCCTTCCCGACAGTCTTCGTCTGGATGAGGCATTCAATGACAATTTGCCGACCCTTCTCCACGACAGGGATAATAAATCTCTCGAATCCAGCGACCCTCATATCTTACAGGATTTCTACTATGTGCCAGATCGCACCTTGCTCTCTCATAAACCGTCTCACGATGTTACGCCGGTAGATGCGCCACTCAATCCATCATATCAGAACTTCCCGGATGTGGGCGACGTGGAGAGGCGACGAGTTGAGCGCCGGGAACGTTTCAGGGATGATCCCTTCTACATTGCTCCCTCTGATGCGTCGTCCGGCGGTTCAACGCCATTCCATGAGATTCTCAATACCTCGAATGGCGATGGGTTGGATatcgactccatccccattgTCGACCTGAAATTAGGGGATGAAGCTTCCGGTCCTCCGGGTCAAGCGCCACGCCGGGATCGACGATCCCGTCCTCGGAAGATGGAAGTCGCCGGGGACGAAACATTTGGAGCGGAGGAATCGTCTGGCGGGGATGCTACATTCGGGACCGCTGGCAGGTCTACGGGGCAGAATCGCTCTCTCCTCCAGGTGGACTCGAGTGGACTCGGGCAACTTTCATTCACGGGCAATGACCGTGCGCAGTCCCAGCTGTCCGCAGACGAGGGAGAGACTgagatgatcaaggccatGCAGCGCGTGGAGGAGGTGCGTCTGCGGATGCAGCGAGCATCCGAGCGCATCGAGCTGGATGGCACGCCCGCCGAAGGGAcgctggtgaagaagaagaagaagaagaagaaggatggcgCAGAGTCTGCAGGGAAATCTGgcccgaagaaaaagaagaagggctcGGCCACGTCTCCGACCGGTTGA